The DNA segment TTGGCAGCCTCGAGGAGAGCATAAAGATGGGTTTGCTTGGCGTGCTGTTATCGTGAACAAAACGTCAGCGGATATCCCCCAACATACACCGGCAGCTCTGGCAACCCGGTCAGCACCTACCACACCACCATGCGAGACCAAACCGCACAAGTGAAGACGGCCATTGCtgttcttggccgcctccatAACCTTCTTGATCACATCGTTCTCGGCGAGTTTGCCCTGCTTGATCGTTTGGTCGATGCGGACGACATCCTGCCAGACGACACGGCCGGCGCCAATGTTGAGATGGCCAACTTCGGAGTTACCCATCAGCCCCTCAGGGAGGCCGAcagcgagggaggaggcatCGAGCTCGGTGAATCCGGTGGTGCTCCTGGAGAACTCGTCCATGACGGGGGTTTCGGCGGCAGCAATAGCATCGCCATTCTTGGGAGACTCCTCCGAGGGGATACCCCAGCCGTCAATCACGACTGTAACACGAACGAACCAACATCATAATCAGCCATCCCAGCTCCAGATAGATCAGGATACAGCCCAGCACGAGCGGGAGATcggggcggcgaggagacgTACTCAGGCAAGCCTTGTGATCGGGAGCCATGTTTACTTTTTGGAAGCTTTGTAGCTAGGTGGGTTCTTCGTAGGTGTAGGGTTCGGGTTTAACTGGAGGGCGGCTCAGTGACACCACGACTTCTTGAGGAATTGTAGGATTTAAAttgacaacctggaagatgCGGGATAAAACCTCAGATGATCGGGATCTTTTcagccaaaagaaaaaaaagattccAAGCTTGGTTCAGCGCAAAAGGAACTTGTTGGGAAGGCCGATGGCGGGGTAGTTAGTCCCTCAGCGTCTCTCTCTCGACCCACCCCCACCTGACGTCGATGTCCGTTTGAACCCACCGAAGCGTCATAGCGTCCTTTTTGACAGCCGTCCGACCACTCACAACTGTCAATTTGAGCACCCTTCCCCCACGGCGCCGCACGGGTTCCAGCGCCAGGAACGCGTACCCACACCAGTTGACTTTGACATCGCGATTGCAATCGTTATCGCGAAGCGCCTTGCGAGAGCATCACTTTTTGCGCCCACTTTCAGAGACCACTTCACCGACAACCACCGCACGCGGGGAACCATCCTGCTGATCATTCAACCAACCCTCAACCATCACGACCCCGACAACTCCCTACCTTTGAACAacatctcaacctccccacctctccaaccacTCCCAACGACGACAATGCCCCCCAACCGCCCCCAATCAaaggccccctcccctccccctctctctcccctccgacctagacaccccccccccctcctccccctcctcctaacCCTCcgttcctccctctcctcctcgtcccagaccaaacccccctccccgtaACCggcacaacccccctcccaacctccaacccgcaaaccaccctccccttcacaaCAAAAGaactcgcctcctccaccgaccCAATCAAGCACAAGCTCCAGCGCGCCCGCCACTCGATAAAGCAAATGGAGGACATCGCCCGCCTCATCCCCCAGCAAGAAACCGAAATCATCGAGCTCGAAAAGCGCCGCAAGAAACAGGCCGAAATGCTCGCCaggatcaaggaggagggcttggttTTTAGCAGGGAGGGGGatagggagggggaggaggggaggggggtgatggtggagtGAGTCGGGCGAAACAACAtgagaggaggggaatggGCTGCGGAAGGACAAGCATACACcaaaggggggaggaagaacgGTGGGGAGCAGAGATTAGGCTGTTGTCGGTTCAGGCTTGAGTTCTTTGGAGAGCATGaggggacgacgaggaaggatggattggctgtggtgatggacaGACGAGCCACTGGTGGACAGGCTCCCAGTCCAGAACGAAGAATATACGATGGAGCTGGTAGACACTGGCTTGAACAGACAACAGAGCAATCAAGACTCCGTTGGTTGCTGCGATACGGCTCGGGCATCAATGGAAAGGAGACACTGGTGATTTCAAGCCATGGGCGCAGCGATACGTCCAGATTTACGGCCAACAGCATAGCACAAGATACGAATAACGAACGATACCCAAACACAATAACAATAATTACTCAAATTAATTGACTCTATCAACATCCTTCCCCATACTAAATATGTATTACTGGGGAACCTACCCCTCTGTTGCATAACCTACAGGCGCAGTTTGCCCTTTAAAAGAAAGAAACCACCCATCTAAGcaatcccaaacctccccagcacccccttcacatcccctccctcatcccccatcacctctctccaaacctcccccttcaccctctccccctcccccagcaccccccaGTTGGGACTCtgcccctccttcaaccacAAGAAatccttcacctccttccacttgttctccccctctgcccctGTCTCCATCCCCTCCGGCAACGGCGcaaacctcacccccttGCACCCCTCAATAATCGGCTCGCTCCTCACCCACAAATAAAAGTCCACCTCCTCGCAGTCATGAATCCTCACCTGCCTCGCCgtcacaacaaccacacacTTCTTGAGCCCCGTCACATGAACCGGGCCATCCACATGCCCCGCCACAATAACACTCTTCTCAACCCCCTTGAGCATCAAACTCGCAAACGGCGCCGCCCGACAAGCTTCAACAGTAGGAGAGCAAAGGTTGACCACACAGCTAGACAGATCAATAAGCTGCCCCGCCGACGAAGTCCGCGAGTGATCTGCCGGCAGCGTGATGACAgcatccctctccccctccaccttgaTCGCCCTCGGACTCCTCGACCTTCCCctgctcccaccaccaccgggcgACAAAGGCGGTGAGATCGGCGGCTGGCCAttcgtcttctcccccttgGTCCCATCCCTGTTGTTCACCAACCGGCGGGAATCACTCTTCGgggcatcatcaccatcaaccgccgccggcggtcTCGGCCGGAACTGAAACCGACTCTTGGGCGCGAGCTTCGCCGTCGTCTCATCCAGCTCTTTCCGGAGGGTGTTCACCGCGTCGGTGTACACCCTATGATCGTACGCCGGCAAAAAATGCGTAGCGTCCCTCACGTCGTTGGTCAGGCGGGAAATGTTGGTCAGGATCACCTCTGTGGCATCCTGGCGCTCGCCGGCGACGGgggcgatggaggggaggtgagTGATTTGTTCTTGGATGTTGGCTTGCTGCATGCGAAAGTTGCGGTAGAAGCGCTCTTTGGCGTCTTCTTGGTGGGCCATGTTGATCATCCTGATGGTGCTTGGGTGGACTGGGTTGATGAATAACCCTGTTTTTGTATctgggaagaaaaaaaagttggcTTCTGctgaggggtgggtggtgcatGGCCGTGTTAGTTGAGTGGTGTGATATCAACAGATGATGTGAAAGTGTTGGTTGTGTTTCTGCAAAGACCACAACATCAGACGATCACATCAAGAGAGAAACGAAcctttatatatatatgtgtgtgtgtgtgtgtgtgtgtgtattcTCCCAAAATGATCAATGACGATCCCCTCAATAAAACGCTGGTTGATTACGTCTATGGCTTTCTCCGGCGGCGGTCGAGACAGACCAGATGACAGGTAACAGTGTCGTCGGTTCAAGAATAGAGTTGTGACACAGGTCCCAAAGCCAAACCGCCTGGTAGTCTCCAAATGATGCGAGTGGGTGGTTCTTCGTTCGGGCTTGACAAGTCAAAATACAAAATGTTAAGGAGAAGAAAATAAAAGTCACGAGTCAAGAAAGTCGTGAGGCAACAAAAGTTGAAACAACACAGTTCAAGAATCAACCCGGCAGCACATGCCAGGCACCAAAATATACctaccctctccctcccccaaaccagggaaggg comes from the Podospora pseudocomata strain CBS 415.72m chromosome 5, whole genome shotgun sequence genome and includes:
- a CDS encoding hypothetical protein (COG:O; EggNog:ENOG503NXR3); this encodes MINMAHQEDAKERFYRNFRMQQANIQEQITHLPSIAPVAGERQDATEVILTNISRLTNDVRDATHFLPAYDHRVYTDAVNTLRKELDETTAKLAPKSRFQFRPRPPAAVDGDDAPKSDSRRLVNNRDGTKGEKTNGQPPISPPLSPGGGGSRGRSRSPRAIKVEGERDAVITLPADHSRTSSAGQLIDLSSCVVNLCSPTVEACRAAPFASLMLKGVEKSVIVAGHVDGPVHVTGLKKCVVVVTARQVRIHDCEEVDFYLWVRSEPIIEGCKGVRFAPLPEGMETGAEGENKWKEVKDFLWLKEGQSPNWGVLGEGERVKGEVWREVMGDEGGDVKGVLGRFGIA